In Procambarus clarkii isolate CNS0578487 chromosome 13, FALCON_Pclarkii_2.0, whole genome shotgun sequence, the following are encoded in one genomic region:
- the LOC138364386 gene encoding piggyBac transposable element-derived protein 4-like gives MAKTKIAMDTTVYRSKDNTFILLWKDSRVVSMITNLHNERETVQKCKRVRRPDGTKGLDQVVVNKPKAIIDYNKFMKGADHFDQMVKYYHFARKCHKWTKKITFYFLYGDAIRAKCGEIRVLDP, from the coding sequence ATGGCCAAGACTAAGATTGCTATGGATACCACAGTCTACCGCAGCAAGGACAACACCTTCATTCTGCTGTGGAAAGACAGCCGAGTTGTCTCTATGATTACCAATCTCCACAATGAGAGAGAGACAGTTCAAAAATGCAAAAGAGTTCGTAGGCCAGATGGAACAAAAGGACTAGAccaggttgtggtgaacaaacccAAGGCAATTATTGActacaataaattcatgaaaggtgctgaccactttgatcaaatggtaaagtattaccatttcgccaggaaatgtcacaagtggaccaagaaaataactTTTTATTtcctatatggtgatgccatcagggcgaagtgcggggaaatccgggttttggatccctag